A region of the Melitaea cinxia chromosome 1, ilMelCinx1.1, whole genome shotgun sequence genome:
cgtgttgttagtgtgcgtgcgccggctattcagctattaattgttgacgatattttagtattcacatctttcgtttgtgattgactacgagttcatatagcgcatagtgctatttttctgaatttggcttgttttattgaatttgttctgcatcgtattgctgtgactcggcttactattattgaatttcgtaaactacttattatttatgttttattattttgaattggatactctttgtgacttgatacatgtctatatttttgtgggtaattatcgaaatacttaggtactttacttatgaattaggtatgtaattacatggttgaggtgtgtgtaagaatgggtaatgaaatacatacataattatagtgtatacatgtagtacatagtataagtgtaagtatagtatatatatgtaatgtagtacatatacagtataaaatgtttgccttagtacctatataatttgtaatgtctcatgtttgtcgcagttattaatacataggtataggttatatatattaattaacatataattgcggcgatataacaatggttaaaaataatattataattaaaaaaaaaaacaagaaaagccgcctgcgtgaagaacaactattagaaagtcaattgaaaaagctggaacaagataaaaattcaataattacacaaagatagctaaataaatcacaccaatttcaaacattatgtactgtacacttacaaaaatcatgaaggcgactttttcaattattattttatttatgtttttttagttaggcaaattacgtaatcgattgaatttttttaaagagtggttgattaacatgacaacataacaatacactttattgaacaccaacagaaaataataatacgtatcagattgatttttaaccgacttccaaaaaaggaggaggttcttaattcgactgtatttttctttttttttgtatatatgttacttcagaacttttgactgggtggaacgaattcgacttgtacgcaaaggaaaaaaagccgacttcaattacatcgacatgtaatacaacaaaggtagacgaaaatatagtcaagtaaatacgcgttattaaagattactcaaaaatttgttatcagatctcgatgaaatttaaatatgactacacgataaacatcagctttcgattaaattaaaaatcatcaaaatcggtacacctagtaaaaagttatgcggtataatacaacgtaggtcgacgaaaatagtcaagtaaaaacgtattatttatattactcgaaaagttgttgttagatctcaaataaactcaagtgagaccaaatgacacacaccacctttcgattaaaaaaaaaatttgtagaaatcggtccactcagtcaaaagttctgaagtaacatacataaaaaatacagttaaattgagagcttcctccttttttggaagtgggttaaaaatagaaaccgattttacacgtctatagaattcctaagtcgacaagcttgaacagtgaaagatttagtataaacgaaagaggagtgagagggaaattcaagaagtaagctttcctcagaacgaaaactgcgttcattggaatcactaagaaacttaaatcgtcgttttagataagcaggtaaaACAGGGTTAAagagaatagagtaaagtaagttgagaatatacgtattcccgaagtagggaattgggtgccactcagggcgtaactactgccgtatcagccgtatcaatgatacggggccccctatttacagggcccctaaggtgtgtaagcaaaaattagtaaaatgttatccacaatgtcacttaatcttgtgcttcctggaaaaaagaataaaaaaactgtcatacatacctatagagttttaacttcagaaatgactgaagtctgaaaagcagtccccttttatccgagtcaagcgtgcgcccaattgttgataaaattctgtatcgtttatttcgggatttagttaatcattatgaacaatgaattaatcttttttatataagaatggggcacacaagcagacgaagccatctgatttataacggctaccgtcacccatggcctttagagaaaagatgtagacactagacgctttaaaacccccaaattttagcaaggtcattccacactttgaatgtacgcggaaacattgcgcacgaagcttgcacattggttgcaaaccactggtggatacaattagcaccactagacttcttgacatcgaaataatgcagaacacggcaaacgacactgctcatagtgcacatgaCGCATCGCGTGTTctcaccgtggaatgctcggtggtgcttttccctcatcgtcaagagttgaattcgacgcaaaaagagtgcaaagaatttcgcttactttttcgcataatatgccagagagccttcaggttcgcgcaatgatggaaatgtagactaaaaaaagttaccttcgacagcttttgtaagaaacaaaaggcatgggttccatttggaaagcccaatagtctctcgccaattctgctgtgtttgaactttgccctagcgatttactacctgtaagacctggaggcagcgttgaatctcttcttcaggttatgcgcctgtgaatcccccatatagatgcggaagattcataggaattcactaatagtattggcctcacaggctgaagcgaacgatcccccgcatctattgctgcaggtcaaggctaataactctccagcttggaactacaagctctttaaattagcttaaaatccgaaattcaaaacattcattccattaaagaactcatggaattattactgataaaattcaatagccttgcatccaattttccggaggtattaacttgatgtttttcaaaactaaaactgataaaaaattacctaagaatttcgatggaacaggaacagctacagcagactacactcactattgtctattctaggaggaagttataacttataatcaataaatatttattttaattcaatgcaagcattttttgtgagaaatctttacccatcacttacctgcccccccactaattttgatacagggtcccaaggttcccggggttccaaggaatgctacgctagtggggccacttgagttttttacgcaattcagaaatatgattctatttgcgaagtccaaatacgaatcgcataggtacatagattcgaccaaatttaataatctgctcctcagtaatgtcaagaaaacaactaagcaattttttaccgatgaaaaaaaacagaggaggttctaaagtcgctacgtaactatatttatttatgtttgaccatgcatagctttttacaaagtattacgaaattgataaaaaaatatattggaaagagtaaaccccgaagttgtttttcgccttggaggcgaggaagaagcgcggctcgcagcttgcttggcataggcatgggaaagagcagtcctaattttttaaactttcttattgtattttttattagtattacggtaataataatcataatatacttttttgaaatccttgtattgagcccttgtgataccaaaaacaaacaacacagttatttaccataattatcattgttatttgttagcgaaacccttcgttagcccaggtttgcacagtgttacgataaaaaccgcatatacaaatacggttttattgtagttatgaaaagagaaattatttaattttgttaatacgaattttagaaaatatcgactaaaaataacatcactagtgtatcgatataattgtcgactatgaggcatcacttcgctggcgtatatacgtattgctttgacccttccctcccccagacctatcccccaaaaagcaagaaagggacaactgcagctcagaccgttttaggtagataatttttgaccaaaacagtgtttcgtagtcgactgttttctcctcaaaacatggcaattttttaaaaaatttttttttagaaaataaaagaagacttcggctatgcccctatgttttcatttttttgaaaatatgcatatattttttttaatgagtgtctgaaaatgtacaaaaaattatgcaatatttcgagtttttgaagtctcctaattcctatgataataagaatatgaaaaaaatcaaaacataggggcatggtcatggcagcaaagagttctatgtcacaaaaatatttgatctagtgtcattatccagggagaaaacagtcgactacgtttgtatggagaaagacccggtaccctttcctcttaataatATGATCTTAAAATGCCTACTTTGTTTTTGACCATGTCTTACTCTTTATTAAAAAAGCCTATTACCCCcgatcataaaaaaatgtacactaATACGTAAAcgtttgacagtttttttttttacaatttattttaaacgctAGTGATATTTCGCGGATTTGCGCGGTTCGAAAAAATCGCAATTCTGGGTCTGCATTCGAGTATACTCATACTAAAGTAGCTTTCCAATGAAATAAGATTTCTAGAACCACGTAGCAATTTTTGAGGTTCAGAAATTATTAaccctttttatttttattttcaggagACGTTTAGCGTTCTATTCTAGTGTGATCTCTGTAGTGTCGACAGGATTTCTCGTTATGCACCCAAAAGCGAATGCATTTGCTCTGATGACTCTTGCTCTTCCAGCTATCGGATTTTTGTGTAAAGAATTGAACAggtatttatcattaaatattatttttagtaatgaaCTCATGTAATAACTGAACAGATACTTATTTACGGATTGGAAAGCTaaacaataaactaaaaattgtaCATGGCATTGCCGTGAtaccatattaatatatttttatatataagataataattgtgtttgcaggcaaacgaagaaaaaccgacttcaattatatcgacaagtaatacaacttaggtagacgaaaaaatagtcaaataaatacgcattatcaaagattactccaaaagttgtaatcagatctcgatgaaagttaaatgtgaccacatgataaacatcggcttttgattaaattaaaaatcatcaaaatcggcacacccagtaaaaagttatgcggattttcgagagtttccctcgatctctctgggattccatcatcagatcctggttttcttatcatggtaccaaactagggatatctcctttccaacaagaaaagtattatcaaaatcgattcataatagacggagttatctccgaacatacataaaaaatatatatatacggtcgaattgagtaacctcctccttttttgaagtcggttaaaaacaattacGACAAAAGAAAATAAGTTGCCAAATTATTGCGATGGCCATTCCAGaaatttttaagctttttatCTTAACTAAGTACCTATATCTAACTAGAAACGAGAACTAACTAGAAGTTTGTAAATGAGTGAAACACGCTTTTAAAATGAAAACGATTCCATAATCGAAACTAATTGTtgctaatttttcatttcagaGTAAAATGTGCACGTGTATATCGTTTGGGTTTGCGATGTGTAGCGGTATGTTTCCTAGCAATATTTTCATGGATCACAGACCGTATGTTCTGCGACACGTGGCTTTACATCGATTTTCCGTACATGCACGGTGTTTGGCACGTCCTTATATTCATAGCTAGTTACACGGCACTCGTTCTGTTCGCGTATTTCAACGTGTCAGAAGAAAGACCAGAGCAGAAACCTCAGTTGAAGTATTGGCCGCGAAATGACTTCGAACTTGGCATTCcatatataactataaaacaTCCGTGCAAAAAAGACATACATTTagccatttaataaaattaattggttaatttttgatagaaaaaaaaaaaattatagtgacagctcgaaataaaaaaaaatattctatcgttttagttaaaataatatatgacaaATTGTAGGTAAATGACATGTACAAAAgacgtttgttttgttttttcaaGTAGAATTAGGTAGGTTTGTGTGATTTAGAATGTGTGCCAATCTGTGATTATTAATTAGACTACTAATCGTAATGACGTGCAAtgattaacaatttataattttacttacactaaaatttttcttaatttgtttatttattgatatgtttattatttatttatattattattattatataattagattGTAGGATTCACTGTTTTTTGCCATTTTGATgactctgttttgttttaaaatctcctctaccccaaggttctCTGAAAGAAATCTCTTACCTaccgataagaccgcctttgtgcatattattattttgtaagtttttattttttaagatacctgtgtactttatttgtttagattgcACCTGTaaagatttaatatttcaaactatAACCAGATATTGTCAAAGTTGAGTTTAAGTGTTTTAAATCAGGTAATAGTTGTGGGAATACcgaaacttttataaataattgtgtttgctagcaaaagaagaaaaaaaaacctacttcaattacatagacaagtaatacaacgtaagttgacgaaaaaaacttaacaaacgcactagtcgttactacgattttcgagggttcgcctcgatttctctaggattccatcatcagatcctggtaaaGTAATCCTGGTccgtaatattaatatatatattacagtcgaattgagtaacctcctccctttttgaagtcggttaataaataaaactaggttttaaaattatttggtgACAGTTGTGTAATCTCAATGTATTATGAGaaactcattatttttttccttatccATCATTATAAAAGTTGTAGAGtggaaaactattaaattatctgttaaattaaaaaaaaaaaaaaaaaaaaattagtgtatttttaaatgtgattttttgtattactttaaATAGAATTGTATTTGCAAATTATGTTAGAACTAATAATTggaaaaacttatttattcacaaataatattttattatttttttaacaacacaTTTGTTTGAATATAATTCGACTAAAGAGTTTGTACAAACTTATactttatgttatatttaagcATAGCAAAATTTAGTTAAGTTatgttttctatatatttttatcatgaaAAAGTTCttattaatctttataaatagTCAACAGATTATGAATACATTCTATGTAATTTTCAGtataatttatcaaatacaaatatcgtcacacatattgttttgtttaaggtagaaattattcttttagtataaataataaaatatattaacggatatgttgttttataaaaaccAGTCTGTGACGAGTGAGATGTATCCTGCGAtggatttaaaattaataaaaacttagtgtatatttaaactaaaaaatgttttcatactTTAACAAAcacttgaatataataataataataataatataataataataattttatttcagacaaagtccatacaattaaacagcagaatacaaacataattaagaaacagagaaagaaatcaaaataaaacataggaaatgaaatttattttatatcataaaaatttttAAGAAGTTTTTATGTGCAATTTTACAATAAACTGATTATACCGGGACTGGTAGTGTGTTTCTTAGCTATTGTATTTCtagatatttaaagtaaaagatTAGAATCCAGTGTATAGGTGATAGTATTTTTTAggattaaatgttttaatttgctACTCTTATGGCTCTgggtttgtaaaaatataattctgaaaaaataaaataccttttttattatttttaactactcttttataaaattataattaacagtAACTAATTCATAGTTGTCATGACTTTCACttattcctaaaaataaaaatttatgaaagttGTCAAGGAATGttgtcaaatataaaaattacattgatataaaaatatcagatcaaaataaattcaattaggGTCAaagaatgattttttaaaaattgaatgtAAATCAGTCTGAGTCAGAGGAGACATCATGGTGATTTGATTGCAGACAGTCAAATTTCTTTCTTCGATATGTAGAGCCGCCACGATAGACAACGTGATTCTTCTCAGtttctaatattttaacttCATGCAACAACTGTGGTTTATCCATAATTTTTTGTAGTTGATCCCAAATAAATATTGCTAAGTTCTCTGTTGTGCTCACCTGTAAAGGAATAGCATATGTGACTCAAACCTTTTGGTACTTATTGGTTTTCACAGAACCTTCTTAAAAAACAGACTTTTTATGAAGTATTATTTACAATCAAAACGGGAGATCTCGATATGCATTTAATCAGAGAAGCTTTTGCTTCTTTTCACTTCAGCCGATTGCAGTCCACACCTGACCATAAGTTTCAAGTTTGAACCAAATATCCCAGTTGTATGTAATCATCATGCAACCTCCTCCAGCTATCTTGCGCAGATCATAAATCCAGCGAGCTTGAGGACACCCAAAACTGCGTGTGCCGGACATAAACTTTGTCACTGTATAATACTAAAACATCATTTTCTTACCACAGCTTTGAAATAAGGTACATCTTGGTCTAAATTCTTATGGTCGAGTGGGTCCATAATCGCCTGCTGCATGTACTGTTTTAGATCATGTACATTCATCACCATCCCTGTCTGGGGGTCGACTGGTCCTTTTACTGTTACCAATactagaaaaaataaacaatgatcTAATTTgtgcgattttatttttgtgttacccacacattaggaacaacaaacattttttaacatcatatcatcagttacgggtttctgtaaagaactcactatagacggcgccacggtcgcttagtcCAAATATACaatcataatatcaaaaatttcgatctaacaggtacatcgttccatagcttaattggctagagcaccgatacggtcagtcggagatgcaggttcgattcccgctagaacggtcgatttttgatatgatattaaaaaatgtttaaacaatgattttttcATGCAACTTAGACATAACACttggtatatttatattataaagaattattattaacagtACAAATAGGAGAGATCATGGAACGAAATTATGCCAATGAACGGTGTAATTTTGAGGTTAGCTCTATgggatttcttttattttcaagaatGGTGCATTACCTTGTGCGAGTGGTATGGGGGGTTGAGGGGGCCTCCTCCACCCTTTGCCCTTAAATTGTGccaaacaattataaattccAACCTAATTTCTTTTatagtgaataaaaaaatttctgaTTTGAtgagtattaattaataaatattccatataaacaaataagaatttgatggtgaaaaaaaaaaaaaaaacttcataatCTTTTATTTGGATACCATCCTAATTATTTCaaaggctaagatctagattaggtaaaaccgaatttcgggaccgtggggggatggggggggagaggatgggaaacgctacccctggtaccactgtcacacctcggaaccccatggttatggagatatccatggttaaagttttgaggttagaagaagaatttcgaaagttagaggaacgcttggctccggcgctacgggaagtgcagcccttgcgtgcgaaagcacgctcactcatgctccgtacaaaaaaaaaccgaattatggggtttttgggtgtggagggtggagggtgtaggggaatctatacaaggtaacactgtcatacctcaaaaccccatggttatggagatatccatggttaaagttttgaggttagaagaagaatttaaagctattataatacctttgagctcgtagtgtttgcattgtgtgacaaatcgacacttttaaacaaaataacgcgtcagacataatattctaataaaattagtaacattgcgtgctagaatataggtttagaaattcgaaaaatacccaaaaccgaatcggagcaccccactgtccatgtggtcttggtctgtcctacccctagagtgttttttttgtgccgcggaggcgcgaagggagggcagccctcgcccgccgtgcgaaagcgcgcgaacgaatgcgtagaggagcggaaCGGGACcatgcggaacggagcatgagtgagcgtgctttcgcacgcaagggcggaagggctgcacttcccgtagcgccggagccaagcgttcctctaactttcaaaattcttcttctaaccccaaaactttaaccatggatatctccataaccatgtggttccgaggtgtgacagtggtaccaggggtagcgttccccaccctctccccccccatccccccacggtcccgaaattcggttttacctaatctaaagctttaccatttCAAATACTGTTAACAACAGCAGGCAAAACAGGccctaaatattttataagttttgaaAGACATGATTTACAGTAATAATGGAACGCAAGTTATATTAGTTGGAATGTTTAAGAGGGTATATAGAGAATAAAAAGTGTGCACGAAAGTAgcataaattcttttttaatttatgttaaattcttttttccttatatttttaaaaatattctattttgttcCCATAAATAACtgctaaatattaaatatagaaattaataaaataattttacaaaaaaacttaCCAACATAATTGTGACCATGTCCATTTATATTAGTTGGAATGTTTAAGAGGGTATATAGAGAATAAAAAGTGTGCACGAAAGTAccataaattcttttttaatttatgttaaattcttttttccttatatttttaaaaatattctattttgttcCCATAAATAACtgctaaatattaaatatagaaattaataaaataattttacaaaaaaacttaCCAACATAATTGTGTCCATGTCCATTAGGGTTATTACATTTGC
Encoded here:
- the LOC123657562 gene encoding 6-pyruvoyl tetrahydrobiopterin synthase, which produces MANLPIVSITRRETFSSCHRLHSPFLSDEENLKLYGKCNNPNGHGHNYVVLVTVKGPVDPQTGMVMNVHDLKQYMQQAIMDPLDHKNLDQDVPYFKAVVSTTENLAIFIWDQLQKIMDKPQLLHEVKILETEKNHVVYRGGSTYRRKKFDCLQSNHHDVSSDSD
- the LOC123657550 gene encoding alkaline ceramidase produces the protein MWSHLERGSSPVDWCESNYSISPDIAEFVNTISNVLFFLFPPVLIHLFQEYAKFFNPAINVLWVLLMVVGLSSAYFHATLSLVGQLLDELAILWVFMAAFAMFLPKRYFPKFLGGNRRRLAFYSSVISVVSTGFLVMHPKANAFALMTLALPAIGFLCKELNRVKCARVYRLGLRCVAVCFLAIFSWITDRMFCDTWLYIDFPYMHGVWHVLIFIASYTALVLFAYFNVSEERPEQKPQLKYWPRNDFELGIPYITIKHPCKKDIHLAI